Below is a window of Rhizobium jaguaris DNA.
GCTGCGGCGGGTGAGCTCCAGCCGCTTCGTTGCCATTTCGAAACGGCGGCTGATCTGCCAAGCATAGGGGCCTGCACCCTTCATGCGTTTGCCGAACTCGGCATCATAATCCTTGCCGCCACGCATCGAACGGATCAGCGACATGACATGGCGGTACCGATCCGGATAGTTCTGCAGCAGCCAATCGCGGAAGAGCGGGCTGACCTCCAGCGGCAGGCGCAGGATGACATAGCTCGCTTCCATGGCGCCGGCTGCCTTGCCCGCATCGAGAATGCGCTCGATCTCGTGGTCGTTGAGGGCAGGGATGATCGGCGCCACCATCACGGCGGTCTGGATACCGGCCTCGCTGAGCGCGCGGATCGCCTCCAGGCGTCGCTGGGGTGTAGCGGCGCGTGGTTCCATGGTGCGCGCCAGCTTGCGGTCGAGCGTGGTCACGGAGATACCGACACGCACCAGGCTTTTGGCTGCCATCTCCTTCAGAATGTCGACATCGCGCATGATCAGTGCCGACTTGGTGACAATCGCGACCGGATGGTTTGCCTTGTTCAGCACTTCGAGAATCTGGCGCATGATCCGCCATTCCTTCTCGATCGGCTGATAAGGATCGGTATTGGTGCCGATCGCGATGACGCGCGGCTTGTAGCCGGGCTTGGCGAGTTCTCGTTCCAGCAGTCGCGCAGCATCAGGTTTGGCGAAGAGTTTCGATTCGAAATCGAGCCCCGCCGACAGGCCCATATAGGCATGTGTCGGCCGTGCGAAACAATAGATGCAGCCATGCTCGCAGCCACGATAGGGGTTGATGGAACGATCGAAGGGGATATCGGGAGACTCGTTGCGCGTGATTGCCGTGCGCGGCTTTTCCACCTGCACTTCGGTTTTGAACGGCGGCAATTCTTCCAGCGTCTGCCAGCCGTCGTCGAATGTCTCACGCCGCAGCGGCTCGAACCGGCCGCTCGGGTTCAGCCCAGCGCCGCGACCGCGCCTGCGATCGATCTCGACTCTGAGACCGGTGTCGGCGATCAAAGCATTGGCAACATCTGCCGTGTTGGCAGGCGCAAATGCGGCCTGCCCTGCAAGGGACTGCTCGTTCATCGGTAACTCCGGGGCGGTTTGCGGTATGGCACGCCGCGTCTAAGATGATTAAATTCCTATCCGACAAATGAGAACAATGCAAGAACAAAATGCGCAATTGCATTCACCCGCGCCACATGTCCGCATGGGTCGCGGCGGCATTTTTGTCTGCGCATAAGCTCTACCTAAACCTTCCGGTTTAAGGGGGTTATGCGCTGGCAATAAATTGTGCGGCGCTTTATAAATGGGCAATGTTGACAGTTATCATTGAATGCCAGGACCAGGAACCTGAGCTGGCGCAGACATTGGCGGCATTGGTCGCGGGCGCGATCGAAGGGCTCGTATGCGACGTCGTCGTGCTCGATCATGGCTCGCGTGACGGCACCTCGCACGTCGCCGACGCTGCCGGCTGCCGTTTCTATTCACAATGGGATATCAAAGACATATTGAGTTCGGCGCGGGGCGAATGGTTACTTTTCGTCGAGCCCGGCGCGCGTCCGCAGGCCGGCTGGATCGATGAGATCGCCGAATATGTCTCGCTCAACAAAGTGCCTGCGCGGTTCACTGCCTCGCGCGGCTATCGCCGCCCTTTGCTGCAGCGCATCGGCCGCCGTCTGCCGCCGCTGGAATTGGGCTTGCTCCTCTCCAAAGGCCAAGCCATCGCCGTCGCAAAAACCGGCATGAGGCTTGCCGAGTTCGCCAAGGGCCAGAAGAGCCGCCAACTGTCCAGCGAACTGATTCCCTCCTGGGTCGCGCGGGCGGCCCGGTAGCCCGGCTCCGTGATCGACCCAGATTCCATTTGAAAATAAGATAATAGATGTCATAATTTTGATGTGGCGGCACCTCTCGCGTGTCGCGTCGGGCGGCCGACCATGAAGATGCCGGTATGCGGCAGAGCAGGTCAGCAGAACTCTCCTCTTCTGCCGGATTTCCGGCGAAAGGAGGTGCGTCATGGGACGCACGATGTTCTACCGCCTCATCGGAACGGCCCTTGTGGCAACGGCAATCCTTCATCCGGGCTCAGCAGCTTCGCAGGCGATGCTCGCTTGTGCCCAGCGTGTCGAAATTGTCGCTTTCCTTGATGCGCGCTATTCCGAAAAGCTCTCGGCCGTTGGTCAGCTTGACCCGAAGAGGATCATCGAAATCTTTGCCGCCGAAAGTGGCAGTTGGACAATGATGATCACCGATGTCTCTGGCCGGAGTTGCGTAATCCTCAGCGGTCAGAATTGGGAATCAATTCCTGTTTTGCCGGGATCGAAGGCATAGGGATTGGGAAAGGCCGAGGAATATTCCTCAAATAATGCGCCAATCTTATTTTGAGCCGGCGCCACGCTTCAAATGCTCGTCGAGCCGCGGCATGATCTCCACGAAATTGCAGGGCATGTGTCGGTAATCGAGCTGCGCCTTCAGGATACCGTCCCAGGCATCCTTGCAGGCGCCCGGAGAGCCCGGCAGCACGAAAATGAAGGTGGCGTTGGCGACACCGCCGGTTACCCGCGACTGGATCGTCGCCGTGCCGATCTTGTCGTAGGAGATGCGATGGAACACCTCGGAAAACCCGTCCATCCGCTTTTCGAACAGGGGTTCCAGCGCTTCGGGTGTGATGTCGCGGCCAGTAAAGCCGGTCCCGCCGGTGGTGATGACGACGTCGATGGTTTCGTCGCGTGTCCAGGCTTCCACCTGGCTTCGGATACGCTCCTTGTCGTCGGGAACGATGGCGCGGGCAGCCAGCCTATGGCCGGCTTCGGCGATGCGGCCAACCAATGTGTCGCCGGATTTGTCATCGGCGAGCGTGCGCGTATCGGAAACTGTCAGCACCGCGATACCGACCGGGATGAAGGGCCTTGCTTCGCTTGAACCGGCCATCATGTTTCTCCCTTTATCGTTTCTGTCGCCTGGAAATACCAGTCTGGCCTTATGCTGTGAAGCGATGCCGCTGCCGCCGTCGCCTGCTCGAGATGATCGAACAGGCCAAAGCAGGTTGCGCCTGAACCGGACATACGCGTGGTGAGCGCGCCTTGGCTCTCGATCAATTGCGAGAGCGTGGCGATCTCGTTACAGAGCATCCGCGCCGGCGGCTCCAGATCATTGCGTAGCCTCTTGATCGCCCCAATCCATTGTGCGTGGTCGTTTGGCGCCTGCGAGGGAAGCGCGAGCGGCGGATTGTCCTTCCGAGCGAGTAGGCGAAACACCTCCGGTGTCGAAACGCCGACGAGGGGATTGCCGAGCACCATGGCGAAAGACGGAAAGTCCGGCAGCAGTTCGATCGTTTCGCCGATGCCGCGTGCGATCAGCGGCCGGCTAACGAGGCACATTGGCACATCGGCACCGAGCTTCAGGGCAATCGTCATCACCGTGTCTGAGGGCACGGTGAGCGCCCACAGCTGCGTCAGCCCGCGCAGGGTCGCTGCCGCATCTGCCGAACCGCCGCCGATACCGGAGGCGATGGGTAGGTTTTTTTCGAGATGGATATGCACCGGCGGTGCCTCGAAACCGGCGGCATGAGCCGCCTGTCGTAAGAGATCGCGCGCCTTCAGTACCAGATTGCCGCCGGCATCTGCCTCGGCAAGAAGAGGGGAGAAGCTCCCGGAAAGGCTGAGTTCGTCGTACTCACTCACCCGAAAACCAAGGCGATCGCCGTGCCGCGCAAAGGTTACCAGCATGTCGAGCAGGTGGTACCCGTCGGCGCGTCGTCCCGTCACATGGAGGGCCAGATTGATCTTGGCGGGTGCTTCCTCCGTGAAGTCGAAATCACCCGCAGCTAAGATCACGGTCATCGAAAGTCTTAGGACTTCTTGTCGGCCGGCGGCGGCGTTGTTGTGTCTGGCGACGGCGTTACCGCCGGAGCCGGATCAGGCTGCTTGGTCTTGTCGACCGTCCTTGGGTCGGTGTCGAGCGCCGGCAGACCGTTGGCGATCTTGTCCTTGATCTTCGGAATATCCGCATCCTCTGGCTTCGATGCCAGCGCACGGTTCCACTGGTAGACAGCTTCCAGCTTGCGGTTGACACGCCAATAGGCGTCGCCCAGATGGTCGTTGATCGTGGGATCGCCCGCCTTAAGCTGAGCGGCGCGCTCCAGCTCGTTCACCGCGTCGTCGAAGCGGTTGAGACGGAAATAGGCCCAGCCGAGCGAGTCGACGATATAGCCGTCATCCGGCTTCAGATCGACGGCCTTCTTGATCATACCGAGGCCCTGGTCGAGATTCATGTTCATGTCGACCCAGGAATAGCCGAGATAGTTCAGCACCTGCGGCTGGTCGGGGTTCAGTTCCAGCGCCTTCTTGAAGTTCGGCTCAGCCTTGTCCCACTTCTTCAGCCGTTCATAAGCGATGCCGCGCTGGAAGAACACCGCCCAATCGCCACGATTCGGCACGGCGCCGATGACCTCCACGGCCTTGTCGTAGTTGTCGGCCATGCCCCGGAAGTCCTTGGCGTCCGAGAGAACGCTGCCATAGGCGAGATAGCTGCGGATATCGTTCGGATCGGAATCGATCAGCGCCTTCAGATGCTTGCGTGCATCGTCGACCTTGCCGGCCTGGGCAAGCGCGAGGCCGAGCTGCAGCTCGGAAATGCGGGCCATCGGCGAATCATTGGGCACCCTCTTATAGAGGGAGATGGCACGGTCAATCTGCTCCTGCTTTTCCGCAAGTCCCCCGAGCAGAACCAGGGTGTCGGCGCTTCTAGGATCGAGTGTGTTGGCAATCTGCAGATAGAGCGAGACGACATCTTCAGCGCCGTCACGGTTGAGCGCCGCGC
It encodes the following:
- a CDS encoding PA0069 family radical SAM protein produces the protein MNEQSLAGQAAFAPANTADVANALIADTGLRVEIDRRRGRGAGLNPSGRFEPLRRETFDDGWQTLEELPPFKTEVQVEKPRTAITRNESPDIPFDRSINPYRGCEHGCIYCFARPTHAYMGLSAGLDFESKLFAKPDAARLLERELAKPGYKPRVIAIGTNTDPYQPIEKEWRIMRQILEVLNKANHPVAIVTKSALIMRDVDILKEMAAKSLVRVGISVTTLDRKLARTMEPRAATPQRRLEAIRALSEAGIQTAVMVAPIIPALNDHEIERILDAGKAAGAMEASYVILRLPLEVSPLFRDWLLQNYPDRYRHVMSLIRSMRGGKDYDAEFGKRMKGAGPYAWQISRRFEMATKRLELTRRSIAIRDDLFVPPDGSGAQLSLL
- a CDS encoding glycosyl transferase translates to MLTVIIECQDQEPELAQTLAALVAGAIEGLVCDVVVLDHGSRDGTSHVADAAGCRFYSQWDIKDILSSARGEWLLFVEPGARPQAGWIDEIAEYVSLNKVPARFTASRGYRRPLLQRIGRRLPPLELGLLLSKGQAIAVAKTGMRLAEFAKGQKSRQLSSELIPSWVARAAR
- the moaB gene encoding molybdenum cofactor biosynthesis protein B, producing MAGSSEARPFIPVGIAVLTVSDTRTLADDKSGDTLVGRIAEAGHRLAARAIVPDDKERIRSQVEAWTRDETIDVVITTGGTGFTGRDITPEALEPLFEKRMDGFSEVFHRISYDKIGTATIQSRVTGGVANATFIFVLPGSPGACKDAWDGILKAQLDYRHMPCNFVEIMPRLDEHLKRGAGSK
- a CDS encoding 4-(cytidine 5'-diphospho)-2-C-methyl-D-erythritol kinase, encoding MTVILAAGDFDFTEEAPAKINLALHVTGRRADGYHLLDMLVTFARHGDRLGFRVSEYDELSLSGSFSPLLAEADAGGNLVLKARDLLRQAAHAAGFEAPPVHIHLEKNLPIASGIGGGSADAAATLRGLTQLWALTVPSDTVMTIALKLGADVPMCLVSRPLIARGIGETIELLPDFPSFAMVLGNPLVGVSTPEVFRLLARKDNPPLALPSQAPNDHAQWIGAIKRLRNDLEPPARMLCNEIATLSQLIESQGALTTRMSGSGATCFGLFDHLEQATAAAASLHSIRPDWYFQATETIKGET
- a CDS encoding tetratricopeptide repeat protein, which codes for MRQRLAIRFLSGAALAAILSMSALNSARAEDAPATPEASAPVTFDAEGVDTFAGAFLAARTADVDHDYDTAISLYKKALMIEPGNPEIRQRLMISLLLNGNLEEGVKYANELKNDPSVERVTTIVRGMDAIRRHEYKAAQDILKYDGPNDLDRMMNSLLLAWARAGSGHGKEAIGMIDKMRGPDWFNIFKNYHAGAIAITIGDTKSARSHLNDAILDKAGGATAPDTFMRAVMALAALEAKAGDKQKALDAVSVGDNLVNNYAPLNALRDSIGKGQVPDQQVTDTAQGAASVLFTIGAALNRDGAEDVVSLYLQIANTLDPRSADTLVLLGGLAEKQEQIDRAISLYKRVPNDSPMARISELQLGLALAQAGKVDDARKHLKALIDSDPNDIRSYLAYGSVLSDAKDFRGMADNYDKAVEVIGAVPNRGDWAVFFQRGIAYERLKKWDKAEPNFKKALELNPDQPQVLNYLGYSWVDMNMNLDQGLGMIKKAVDLKPDDGYIVDSLGWAYFRLNRFDDAVNELERAAQLKAGDPTINDHLGDAYWRVNRKLEAVYQWNRALASKPEDADIPKIKDKIANGLPALDTDPRTVDKTKQPDPAPAVTPSPDTTTPPPADKKS